A single region of the Massilia sp. erpn genome encodes:
- a CDS encoding DMT family transporter, producing the protein MMKNLPDSAASGGARAAYLGGLAIAIGGAVLFSTKAVVAKLLYRYQIDAVTLIAFRMLFSLPVFAAIALWQMRTAAPLSAGDRWRLLGLGLVGYYLSSFLDFLGLQYISVGLERLILFLTPTFVLLISATWLKQHISRRQWLALLASYAGIVLVFLHDLKDGGSNVALGSTLVLGSATSYAVYLLASGEMVKRLGSLRLVSYAMCVSSAACIAQFFLLRPAALLLQPLPVYGLSLVNGLLCTVMPVFMTMVAVQRIGASAASQAGMIGPVSTLFLGALILGEAVTGWQLAGTALVLAGIYLLSKVKH; encoded by the coding sequence GCGGGGCCGTGTTGTTTTCGACCAAGGCGGTGGTGGCCAAGCTGCTGTACCGCTACCAGATCGATGCGGTGACGCTGATCGCTTTCCGCATGCTGTTTTCGCTGCCGGTGTTTGCCGCCATCGCGCTGTGGCAGATGCGCACGGCGGCGCCGCTCAGCGCGGGCGACCGCTGGCGCCTGCTGGGCCTGGGCCTGGTCGGCTATTACCTGTCCAGCTTTCTCGATTTTCTCGGCCTGCAATACATCTCGGTCGGCCTGGAACGGCTGATCCTGTTCCTCACCCCCACCTTCGTCCTCTTGATCTCGGCCACCTGGCTCAAGCAGCACATCAGCCGCAGGCAGTGGCTGGCGCTGCTCGCCTCCTATGCCGGCATCGTGCTGGTCTTCCTGCATGACTTGAAGGATGGCGGCAGCAATGTGGCGCTGGGCTCGACCCTGGTGCTCGGTTCGGCCACCAGCTATGCCGTGTACCTGCTGGCCTCGGGCGAGATGGTCAAGCGCCTCGGCTCGCTGCGCCTGGTGTCGTATGCGATGTGCGTGTCGAGCGCGGCCTGCATCGCCCAGTTCTTCCTGCTGCGCCCGGCCGCGCTGCTGCTGCAGCCGTTGCCCGTGTATGGCTTGTCGCTGGTGAATGGCTTGCTGTGCACCGTGATGCCGGTGTTCATGACCATGGTGGCGGTGCAGCGCATCGGCGCCAGCGCCGCTTCGCAAGCCGGTATGATCGGCCCGGTGTCCACGCTGTTTCTCGGCGCCCTGATCCTGGGCGAGGCCGTCACCGGCTGGCAGTTGGCGGGCACGGCCCTGGTGCTGGCGGGCATTTATCTGTTGTCGAAAGTGAAGCACTGA
- a CDS encoding methylglyoxal synthase — translation MKARIALIAHDKKKDEMIALASQYVAFLRECTLCATGTTGGRLVNELGLVVERKHSGPFGGDLQIGAMLVEGQIDAVIFLRDPMTPQPHEPDINALVRACDVHNVACATNTATAHLVLSRLREQQAAK, via the coding sequence ATGAAAGCGCGCATTGCCCTGATTGCCCATGACAAGAAAAAAGACGAGATGATCGCCCTGGCCAGCCAGTATGTGGCATTTTTGCGCGAGTGCACCCTGTGCGCCACCGGCACCACGGGCGGACGCCTGGTCAACGAGCTGGGCCTGGTGGTGGAGCGTAAGCATTCCGGCCCCTTCGGCGGCGATCTGCAGATCGGTGCCATGCTGGTCGAAGGCCAGATCGATGCCGTGATCTTCCTGCGCGACCCGATGACGCCGCAGCCGCACGAGCCGGACATCAATGCGCTGGTGCGCGCCTGCGACGTTCATAATGTGGCTTGCGCCACCAATACGGCGACCGCCCATCTGGTGCTGTCCCGGCTGCGTGAGCAGCAGGCGGCCAAATAA
- a CDS encoding quinone oxidoreductase — translation MSKAIRMSRTGGPEVMEYVEVAVGAPGPGEARVRHEAVGVNFIDVYFRTGLYPQPLPNGLGQEGAGVVEAVGEGVTEVKVGDRVAYAGRPNGAYAQVRNLPASLLLVLPEKIGFDTAAAMMLQGLTVQYLLHRTVQLKAGDSVLFHAAAGGVGLIACQWARVLGVNLIGTVGSEEKAALAIENGAAHVINYNRENFTERVRELTGGKGVSVVYDSVGKDTFIGSLDCLAPLGMMVSFGNSSGAVAPFALSELAARGSLFLTRPTLGHYVAQRAELEAAAQSLFGVVASGEVKIAVNQRYNLADAAQAHIALESRQTSGSTILIPQP, via the coding sequence ATGAGCAAGGCGATACGCATGTCCCGGACCGGCGGTCCGGAGGTGATGGAATATGTGGAAGTCGCGGTCGGCGCGCCCGGTCCCGGCGAGGCGCGGGTGCGCCATGAAGCGGTGGGCGTCAATTTTATCGACGTGTATTTCCGCACCGGCCTGTATCCCCAGCCCCTGCCCAACGGCCTGGGCCAGGAAGGCGCGGGCGTGGTGGAAGCGGTGGGCGAGGGCGTGACCGAAGTGAAGGTGGGCGACCGCGTGGCCTATGCGGGCCGTCCCAACGGCGCTTACGCCCAGGTGCGCAATCTGCCGGCTAGCCTGCTGCTGGTGCTGCCCGAGAAAATCGGCTTCGACACGGCGGCGGCCATGATGTTGCAAGGCTTGACCGTGCAATACCTGCTGCACCGCACGGTGCAATTGAAGGCCGGCGATAGCGTGCTCTTCCATGCGGCCGCGGGCGGCGTCGGCCTGATCGCCTGCCAGTGGGCGCGCGTGCTGGGCGTGAACCTGATCGGTACCGTCGGTTCGGAAGAGAAGGCGGCGCTGGCCATCGAAAATGGCGCGGCGCACGTGATCAATTACAACCGGGAGAACTTCACCGAGCGCGTGCGTGAACTGACCGGCGGCAAGGGCGTGTCCGTGGTCTACGACTCGGTCGGCAAAGATACCTTCATCGGCTCGCTCGATTGCCTGGCGCCGCTGGGCATGATGGTCAGCTTTGGCAATTCCTCGGGCGCGGTGGCGCCGTTTGCGCTGTCCGAACTGGCCGCGCGCGGCTCGCTGTTCCTGACCCGGCCCACGCTGGGCCACTACGTCGCCCAGCGCGCCGAGCTGGAAGCAGCCGCCCAATCGCTGTTCGGTGTGGTGGCCAGCGGCGAAGTCAAGATCGCCGTCAACCAGCGCTATAATCTGGCCGACGCGGCGCAAGCCCACATCGCCCTGGAGTCGCGCCAGACCAGCGGCTCCACCATCCTGATACCGCAACCATGA